One genomic window of Terriglobales bacterium includes the following:
- the ruvC gene encoding crossover junction endodeoxyribonuclease RuvC has product MRVLGVDCGTEYTGYGVVEQSEDGELHCLCCGAIHASQRDPLPVRLRIILQGLAELIEQHRPDAAAIEEVFYAVNAKSALKLGQVRGVAMLAAAQAGLEVAEYAPLTIKSAVVGYGRAEKSQVQSMVARLLRLGSLPEPPDAADALAIAICHLHTSATLLRQAAANK; this is encoded by the coding sequence ATGCGGGTCCTGGGAGTTGACTGCGGAACCGAATACACCGGCTACGGCGTGGTAGAGCAGTCTGAAGACGGCGAGCTTCACTGCCTTTGCTGCGGAGCCATCCACGCCAGTCAGCGCGATCCGCTGCCGGTACGTTTGCGAATCATATTACAGGGGTTGGCAGAGTTGATCGAACAGCACCGGCCCGATGCCGCCGCCATCGAAGAGGTGTTCTACGCCGTTAACGCGAAGTCGGCCTTGAAACTGGGCCAGGTCCGGGGGGTGGCAATGCTGGCCGCTGCCCAGGCGGGTTTGGAAGTAGCGGAGTATGCGCCACTGACCATCAAATCGGCGGTGGTAGGCTATGGCCGGGCAGAGAAATCGCAGGTCCAGAGCATGGTGGCTCGACTGCTGCGTTTGGGCTCACTGCCCGAGCCACCTGATGCTGCCGACGCTCTGGCAATCGCGATCTGCCACTTGCATACCTCTGCAACCCTGTTGCGCCAGGCCGCAGCAAACAAATAG
- a CDS encoding fibronectin type III domain-containing protein, whose protein sequence is MRSRIALFALIIACGYWTVAQAQNSADRDDKNKQTQDADRDNKNKQTQNKDKDDQAKRGNVKLTNGPVLEDVRDDKATIAWSTNENASTVLKYGTSPNNLDHSAQQPWGGHTHRVYLKNLQPNTTYYYRVESAQSQGTGTKVMSGVETFKTKTEEAARTSAPAQPAAASSQAAAPNYNQAELRNFDQFLDAHANIRAELTQNPGLVNDPNYLRQRPALAQFLQTHRGVQASLQSNPAAFMHGETGYSSTEDRNTALHNFHQFLQAHPNLNAELSKNPALAKDPNYLASHPQLNQFLQTHGGVRAGLDSDPAGFMRAALTAQ, encoded by the coding sequence ATGAGGAGCAGAATTGCGCTTTTTGCGTTAATCATTGCCTGCGGATACTGGACAGTGGCTCAGGCCCAGAACTCCGCTGACCGCGATGACAAGAACAAACAGACACAGGACGCGGACCGTGACAACAAGAACAAACAGACCCAGAATAAAGATAAAGATGATCAGGCCAAACGGGGGAATGTAAAGCTGACCAACGGACCGGTGTTGGAGGACGTACGCGACGACAAGGCGACGATCGCCTGGTCCACCAACGAGAACGCCAGCACGGTTCTGAAGTATGGTACCTCTCCCAATAACCTTGACCATTCTGCCCAGCAGCCGTGGGGTGGACACACCCACCGGGTTTACTTGAAGAACCTGCAGCCGAATACGACCTACTACTATCGGGTCGAGTCGGCTCAGTCCCAAGGCACTGGGACAAAGGTCATGAGTGGAGTTGAGACCTTCAAGACGAAAACCGAGGAGGCCGCTCGCACCTCGGCGCCAGCCCAGCCAGCTGCAGCTTCCAGTCAAGCAGCAGCGCCAAATTACAACCAGGCCGAGCTGCGCAATTTTGACCAGTTCCTCGACGCCCATGCGAACATTCGGGCCGAGCTGACTCAAAATCCAGGACTGGTGAACGATCCTAATTACTTGCGCCAGCGTCCCGCTCTTGCCCAGTTCCTCCAGACCCATCGTGGGGTTCAAGCGAGTCTGCAGAGCAATCCTGCGGCTTTCATGCATGGAGAAACCGGGTACTCGAGCACTGAGGATCGCAACACCGCGTTGCACAACTTCCATCAGTTCCTGCAAGCGCATCCGAACCTGAATGCTGAGCTGTCCAAGAACCCCGCACTCGCTAAAGACCCAAATTATTTGGCGAGCCATCCGCAGTTAAACCAGTTCTTGCAGACTCACGGAGGAGTCCGGGCAGGTCTGGACTCGGATCCCGCGGGCTTCATGCGAGCAGCGCTTACAGCCCAGTGA
- a CDS encoding 6-phosphofructokinase: protein MKVGILTGGGDCPGLNAVIRAVVRKGVFHYDDQFLGYLEGWRGVLEDKTEPLDLSSVGGILPRGGTILRTSRTNPSKHEHGLQRCLENIRKHQLDALIAIGGDDTISVALKLHQMGAKVVGVPKTIDNDLSGTDYTFGFDTAVNVATSAIDRVHTTAEAHNRVMVVEVMGRDSGWIALYSGIAGGADVILIPEKPFDLEEVAESIRLRHGRGRYFSIVVVAEGARFASDVDPQHGTPVVSDLGTDEFGHARLGGIGNTVARELERLTGFETRAVVLGHIQRGGSPSSFDRVLATRYGIGAIDMVHSGEFGSMAALRGNKIVSVPLAEAVGQSRMVDQDMMDLAAGLLERLKETASK, encoded by the coding sequence ATGAAGGTTGGCATTCTCACTGGTGGCGGTGACTGCCCCGGCTTGAACGCCGTTATACGGGCCGTAGTACGCAAGGGAGTTTTCCACTACGACGACCAGTTCCTTGGGTATCTGGAAGGTTGGCGCGGCGTTCTCGAAGACAAAACCGAGCCTCTCGACCTTTCAAGCGTGGGCGGTATTCTTCCGCGTGGTGGCACCATTTTGCGTACCTCTCGCACCAATCCTTCCAAGCATGAGCACGGACTCCAACGTTGCCTGGAAAATATCCGCAAGCACCAACTGGATGCGCTCATCGCTATCGGAGGCGACGATACCATCTCCGTAGCCCTGAAGCTTCACCAAATGGGCGCCAAAGTTGTCGGCGTTCCCAAGACCATTGATAACGACCTCAGCGGTACTGATTACACCTTTGGCTTCGATACGGCGGTGAACGTTGCGACCAGCGCAATTGACCGTGTGCACACCACAGCCGAAGCGCATAACCGGGTGATGGTGGTGGAAGTCATGGGCCGTGATTCCGGCTGGATTGCTCTGTATAGCGGCATTGCCGGTGGCGCCGATGTGATCCTGATTCCCGAGAAGCCCTTCGATCTTGAAGAAGTGGCTGAGAGCATACGACTGCGGCACGGTCGCGGACGTTATTTCAGCATCGTCGTGGTCGCCGAAGGCGCGCGATTTGCCAGCGACGTTGATCCCCAGCATGGCACCCCGGTGGTGAGCGATCTGGGGACGGACGAATTCGGGCATGCCCGGCTGGGTGGGATCGGCAACACGGTGGCCCGCGAACTGGAGCGGCTTACGGGCTTCGAAACACGTGCGGTGGTGCTGGGACACATCCAACGCGGCGGTTCGCCCAGCTCTTTCGACCGCGTACTGGCCACCCGTTATGGTATCGGCGCCATTGATATGGTCCACAGCGGGGAGTTTGGCAGCATGGCCGCCTTGCGCGGCAACAAGATAGTCTCTGTTCCGCTGGCTGAGGCGGTTGGCCAAAGCCGCATGGTGGACCAGGACATGATGGATTTGGCGGCTGGCCTTCTCGAACGGCTGAAGGAAACCGCAAGCAAGTAA
- a CDS encoding diacylglycerol kinase family protein produces the protein MHSQSNSKFLAIVNPAAGGGRSGKLVGPALDRLRSAGLEFEVMRTGRPGDATVIAREAFANGWRQFLAVGGDGTSYEIVNGVFPAAQNVGEREPPVLGFLPLGTGNSFLREFSKSGLKHATESLIAGRRRACDVLRLTHKAGVLYYINLLSVGFAADVAAERIRRFGGVGELGYLLALFTRLVRLKRRAFPLVVDGDAKPDLRRCLFLTFNNSKFTGGKMMIAPKAEIADGLLEYVRWGPISRLGLLRNLHTLYDGSHLKHPLAERRATREINFDLDAPVDVMVDGEVLTLHCEKIDVLPNALEVVA, from the coding sequence ATGCACTCCCAATCCAACTCGAAATTCCTCGCCATTGTGAATCCGGCTGCTGGGGGTGGACGGTCCGGAAAGTTGGTGGGGCCTGCGCTCGATCGCCTGCGTTCGGCTGGGCTCGAATTTGAGGTCATGCGGACCGGTCGTCCCGGTGACGCGACCGTTATTGCCCGCGAGGCATTTGCCAATGGTTGGCGCCAGTTCCTGGCCGTGGGTGGCGATGGTACTTCCTACGAAATCGTCAACGGAGTATTTCCGGCCGCACAGAATGTGGGTGAGCGTGAACCTCCGGTGCTGGGTTTTCTCCCTCTAGGCACTGGGAATTCCTTTTTGCGCGAGTTCAGCAAAAGTGGGCTGAAACACGCCACCGAATCTCTTATCGCTGGACGACGCCGGGCGTGCGATGTCCTGCGGCTCACCCACAAAGCAGGCGTGCTGTATTACATCAACCTGCTGAGCGTCGGCTTCGCAGCTGACGTGGCTGCGGAACGCATCCGACGCTTTGGCGGAGTAGGCGAGTTGGGCTATCTGCTGGCCTTATTCACCCGGCTGGTGCGGCTTAAGCGGCGCGCTTTTCCGCTGGTTGTGGATGGTGACGCCAAGCCGGACCTGCGCCGCTGTCTCTTTCTCACCTTTAACAACAGCAAGTTTACCGGCGGCAAAATGATGATCGCACCCAAAGCCGAGATTGCCGACGGGCTGCTGGAGTACGTGCGCTGGGGGCCGATCAGCCGCCTGGGGCTGTTGCGCAACCTGCACACACTCTACGATGGGTCACATCTGAAACATCCACTGGCGGAGCGGCGTGCGACTCGTGAAATCAATTTTGATCTAGACGCGCCCGTAGACGTGATGGTCGACGGTGAAGTGCTCACGCTTCACTGCGAGAAAATCGACGTATTGCCCAACGCCTTGGAAGTTGTGGCGTAA
- a CDS encoding AMP-binding protein: protein MLDLSQYSCLGAALRDALERWPDELCLIEADRERENSRLTYSQFKQAALPLAAALQQMGFAEEHRAAIIMTNQSKWLISAYAALYCGGVLLPLDYKLTAREQLQLLAHSKARVLITEYHLWRAIMAAPEFTNLQTEHVLVTEAPPNAELGRGRRWEEVQTEAAGAGLQPKFVSRERVDPACIVYSSGTGGRPKGCVLTHENYLEQCRSLTELVPFWPGVRYLSILPTNHAIDFMVGFIGPFVCGACVVHLRTLRPEFIRDAFPRYKITYMTLVPLVLKNLEKGMRAKFDQLPPSRRLLLDGLIALNRRLTRKRPNVKLSRRLLPQVHAAFGGELLELFVGGAFMEPSTIQFFYDLGIPVANAYGLTEACTAITVNDMKPFRADTVGKPLPGMEVRIVNPDRDGIGEVTVRSKTVMSHYLDDPELTAQTIVDGWLMTGDLGRIDSTGHLQLFGRKKNMIVTEGGKNIYPEDIENAFEGLPVKEFCVFAANYIWPEQKLGNEMLLLVVRLDPGQQFGEELREDLTRRNQRLPDFKRVGGYMVWDHDFPRTASMKIKRNVLAEEIHQRTERATALVEL, encoded by the coding sequence ATGCTTGATCTATCCCAATATTCTTGCCTGGGAGCAGCCTTACGCGATGCGCTGGAGCGCTGGCCGGACGAGCTGTGCCTGATCGAAGCCGACCGCGAGCGCGAAAACAGCCGCCTCACGTATTCGCAATTTAAACAGGCGGCCCTACCCCTGGCTGCGGCGCTGCAGCAGATGGGATTCGCGGAAGAGCACAGGGCGGCGATCATCATGACCAACCAGTCGAAGTGGCTGATCTCCGCTTACGCCGCGCTCTATTGTGGAGGCGTGCTGCTGCCGCTCGACTACAAGCTGACCGCACGCGAGCAACTGCAGCTGTTGGCGCACTCGAAAGCTCGCGTACTGATCACTGAGTACCATCTGTGGCGGGCAATTATGGCCGCGCCCGAGTTCACAAATTTACAGACCGAACATGTGCTTGTAACAGAGGCCCCGCCCAACGCCGAACTCGGCCGAGGGCGCCGCTGGGAAGAAGTTCAGACTGAAGCAGCTGGTGCGGGCTTACAGCCTAAGTTCGTTTCACGCGAGCGGGTAGATCCCGCCTGCATCGTGTACTCCTCCGGTACCGGAGGACGCCCTAAGGGATGCGTCCTTACGCACGAAAATTATTTGGAGCAGTGCCGCTCACTGACGGAGCTGGTTCCCTTCTGGCCCGGAGTTCGCTATCTGAGCATTCTGCCTACGAATCACGCTATTGATTTCATGGTGGGATTTATCGGGCCGTTCGTCTGTGGCGCTTGCGTGGTGCACCTGCGGACGCTGCGGCCCGAGTTCATCCGCGATGCCTTCCCACGGTACAAGATCACCTACATGACCCTGGTGCCGCTGGTGCTAAAAAATCTGGAGAAGGGAATGCGCGCCAAGTTCGACCAACTTCCGCCATCTCGCCGGCTGCTGCTGGACGGGCTGATCGCCTTGAATCGGCGCCTCACCCGGAAGCGCCCTAACGTGAAACTCAGCCGCCGGTTGCTGCCGCAAGTGCATGCGGCGTTTGGAGGAGAACTGCTGGAGTTGTTCGTCGGTGGGGCGTTCATGGAGCCATCCACCATTCAGTTTTTCTATGATTTAGGTATTCCGGTTGCCAATGCATACGGGCTCACGGAGGCGTGCACCGCCATAACTGTGAATGATATGAAACCGTTTCGCGCTGATACTGTTGGGAAGCCGCTGCCTGGGATGGAAGTGCGGATTGTTAATCCTGATCGCGATGGAATTGGTGAAGTGACAGTGCGCAGCAAGACTGTGATGTCACACTATTTAGACGATCCCGAGCTGACAGCGCAAACCATCGTCGATGGCTGGCTAATGACCGGCGATCTGGGGCGAATTGACAGTACTGGTCATCTGCAGCTCTTCGGGCGCAAGAAGAACATGATTGTTACCGAAGGCGGGAAGAATATTTACCCTGAGGACATTGAAAACGCTTTCGAGGGATTGCCGGTAAAAGAATTCTGTGTGTTCGCCGCTAATTACATTTGGCCGGAACAGAAGCTCGGTAATGAAATGCTGTTGCTGGTGGTTCGTCTAGACCCGGGTCAGCAATTTGGCGAAGAGTTGCGGGAAGATCTCACAAGGCGCAACCAGCGGTTACCGGATTTCAAGCGAGTCGGCGGGTATATGGTGTGGGACCATGATTTTCCGCGGACGGCCTCAATGAAGATCAAACGTAACGTTCTGGCCGAGGAAATACACCAGCGCACCGAGCGTGCGACCGCCTTAGTTGAATTGTGA
- a CDS encoding acyl carrier protein — protein MANRDQTLNEVLALASTHFKVPRETLAADDDFFQKLGIDSLQALELLTRLENHFHVELPDYELQGVTDFRTLAERIQARL, from the coding sequence ATGGCGAACCGCGATCAGACATTGAACGAAGTCCTGGCTCTTGCCTCCACTCACTTCAAGGTGCCGCGGGAGACGCTTGCCGCAGACGACGATTTCTTTCAAAAGCTGGGCATTGACAGCCTGCAGGCACTGGAACTGCTGACCCGCCTGGAAAATCACTTTCATGTCGAGCTGCCCGACTACGAGCTACAAGGCGTGACCGACTTCCGTACGCTGGCCGAACGTATCCAGGCACGGTTGTGA
- a CDS encoding enoyl-CoA hydratase/isomerase family protein, protein MKNFRGEAISWELVEGVIELALHRPPANEIGSVTLKELERFVEALSLLERDAAALIIYSQLPSGFSAGADLRELYEKTQSMRSADRVRGVREFLERIHAVFNAIDGSSLTTIAAVHGVTFGGGFELALTCDLIIADKMARFCFPELRLGLIPGFGGIPRLKRDLGNAVVRDLLLTGRSINASKAQSVGLVSQMAAEGEALRVARSTAAQVRKFDRRTSAAAKRFIKPIPQEELRLEIKIFCDLFTQPAVEEGLRKFVENTTVQPYLP, encoded by the coding sequence ATGAAGAATTTTCGCGGCGAGGCCATTTCGTGGGAGTTGGTCGAGGGCGTGATTGAATTGGCGCTGCACCGTCCGCCTGCGAACGAGATTGGATCAGTCACGCTGAAGGAGTTAGAGCGGTTCGTTGAGGCATTGAGTTTACTGGAACGTGACGCCGCAGCGCTCATCATCTACAGCCAGCTTCCCTCGGGATTCAGTGCCGGCGCCGACCTGCGTGAGCTCTACGAAAAGACGCAAAGCATGCGGTCGGCCGACCGCGTTCGCGGAGTGCGTGAGTTTTTGGAACGCATTCATGCTGTGTTCAATGCTATTGACGGTTCGTCGTTGACCACCATTGCGGCGGTACATGGAGTCACGTTTGGCGGAGGATTCGAGCTGGCGCTGACGTGTGACTTGATCATCGCCGACAAGATGGCACGCTTCTGTTTCCCCGAGCTGCGCTTGGGGCTGATCCCGGGATTTGGGGGAATTCCGCGGCTGAAGCGGGATTTGGGGAATGCGGTGGTCCGTGACCTGTTGCTAACGGGACGAAGTATTAACGCCAGCAAAGCGCAATCTGTGGGACTGGTCAGCCAGATGGCGGCCGAAGGTGAAGCATTGCGGGTTGCGCGCTCGACAGCTGCCCAGGTGCGGAAGTTTGACCGCCGTACCAGCGCCGCGGCGAAACGCTTTATCAAGCCCATTCCGCAGGAGGAACTGCGTCTCGAAATTAAGATCTTCTGCGACCTATTCACCCAGCCTGCGGTAGAAGAGGGTCTGCGAAAATTCGTGGAGAACACCACGGTGCAGCCATATTTGCCATAA
- a CDS encoding AMP-binding protein, translated as MAREPNVLERIVQNLNTFSSRNILEQLWEQHGVFATGSELLTDIARARAFLRGAGLKKGDRCVLLAPNSIRWVAVDLAAMSEGLIVVPLYSRQAPNELVVMMRDCSPALIVCSDTSFRDSIAQHWPEAPRGAVFDEIFASEAEDVNLPPVSLAENDAVTIIYTSGTSGEAKGVMLTLGNINHMLGCTSQRLDRLMQGTRGQDRVFHYLPFCFAGSWIMLLTCLLRGSLLMMSTDQNRLAAEMRSAAANYFLNVPLLLERVRTGVDRQFAEFGGIVETIYGNAKEAWFRQNRGERRALDRFWLAWARAILFSSVRKRMIGANLKALICGSAPLARETQLFFAMLGVPVLQVYGLTETTAICTMDEPGQVEPGRVGPAIPGVEMRVAENGEILVRGPNVFPGYWNRAQATADALRDGWFHTGDQGDVNEAGNWRISGRVKNLIILSSGHNVAPEPIEDQLLRLLPDAKQVMLVGHGRGFVAALVTGTPMPEQVQFAVDEVNRDLPHYKRVRAFQIVEQPFSVENGMLTANGKLKRDFIAAQLQQQIEELYRDRQSA; from the coding sequence ATGGCGCGCGAGCCGAATGTCCTGGAACGAATTGTTCAGAACCTCAACACCTTTTCCAGCCGCAACATTCTGGAACAGTTATGGGAACAGCACGGCGTGTTTGCGACCGGCAGTGAGCTGCTGACCGATATTGCCAGAGCGCGAGCCTTTTTGCGTGGAGCTGGACTGAAAAAGGGCGACCGCTGTGTGCTGCTGGCGCCCAACAGCATTCGGTGGGTCGCGGTCGATTTGGCGGCAATGTCTGAAGGCCTGATTGTCGTGCCGCTTTATTCCCGGCAAGCACCCAATGAATTAGTAGTGATGATGAGGGACTGCTCACCGGCGCTGATCGTTTGTAGTGATACGTCCTTTAGAGATTCCATCGCTCAGCACTGGCCGGAAGCGCCCCGTGGGGCGGTATTCGATGAAATCTTCGCGAGCGAAGCGGAAGATGTGAATCTCCCACCGGTTTCCCTAGCCGAGAACGACGCCGTAACTATCATTTACACCTCCGGTACCTCGGGCGAAGCCAAGGGCGTGATGCTCACGCTAGGGAATATCAATCACATGCTGGGTTGTACCTCGCAGCGCCTGGACAGGCTGATGCAGGGCACCAGAGGACAAGACCGGGTATTCCACTATCTGCCATTTTGCTTTGCCGGCTCCTGGATCATGCTGCTCACCTGCTTGCTGCGCGGCAGCTTGCTGATGATGTCCACGGACCAGAACCGCCTGGCGGCAGAAATGCGCAGCGCTGCCGCGAACTACTTCTTAAATGTTCCGTTACTGCTGGAACGCGTGCGCACGGGCGTGGATCGCCAGTTTGCGGAATTCGGCGGCATCGTTGAGACGATCTACGGTAATGCCAAAGAGGCGTGGTTCCGGCAGAATCGCGGCGAGCGGCGAGCTCTGGACCGCTTTTGGTTGGCGTGGGCCCGCGCCATTCTATTTTCCAGCGTTCGGAAGAGGATGATTGGCGCGAACCTGAAAGCCCTGATCTGCGGCTCGGCGCCCCTGGCTAGGGAAACGCAATTGTTTTTTGCCATGCTTGGGGTTCCGGTGCTACAGGTCTATGGTCTGACGGAAACGACTGCGATTTGCACCATGGATGAGCCCGGGCAGGTTGAACCCGGACGTGTCGGACCGGCGATCCCTGGGGTTGAGATGAGAGTCGCGGAAAACGGTGAAATTTTGGTGCGGGGCCCGAATGTGTTCCCCGGTTATTGGAATCGGGCGCAAGCCACGGCTGACGCTCTGCGCGACGGCTGGTTTCACACCGGCGATCAGGGCGACGTCAATGAGGCAGGGAATTGGCGAATTTCCGGGCGTGTAAAGAATCTGATTATTCTTAGCTCCGGACACAATGTCGCACCCGAGCCCATTGAGGACCAGCTGCTCCGGCTGCTACCGGATGCCAAGCAGGTCATGTTAGTCGGCCATGGGCGCGGGTTTGTGGCGGCCCTGGTGACCGGGACCCCAATGCCAGAACAGGTGCAGTTTGCCGTGGACGAGGTCAATCGTGACCTGCCACATTACAAACGGGTACGGGCATTCCAGATTGTCGAGCAGCCATTCAGCGTAGAAAACGGTATGCTGACGGCGAATGGCAAGCTGAAGCGCGACTTCATCGCGGCGCAGCTTCAGCAACAAATCGAAGAGCTGTACCGTGACCGGCAGAGCGCATGA
- a CDS encoding polysaccharide pyruvyl transferase family protein — MMDLVLEAWVSGAIELTKLKWMLGEGDSWRPGEKLKLLFAGYNGTRNTGSDVRVEEMLRQVRRILGAENVSLSVMSQNFERSRGYFGDARQVHLPDIFPPFLYNEVPKHHGVMACEGSMFKSKFANALTTMMIGSLAIASAQNKLSVGYGAEAGEMDPLLARMCARYCRESLIITRNEESRTVLRELGVSTELGTDTAWTFEPHGPDYGRKALHEKGWDSNTTVLVICPINPFFWPVKASVGKYIAHAATGAYRKSHYRSVYFHNSGPQVDAAYQRYLAAIANAVNSFRKQHSVFPVLAATERLDTDACRWLADCLGGAPVFSSDEYDMYQLVSILRACHMMVSSRYHGIVTSMPGLVPSAGITMDERIRNLMRERGHNDLLLEVEDPELEPKLVSILEKLCKQREAIAQAIGHTVVRNLKLMAKMGSYFEAHVQQRYPEFPVRTGALSWEDYLPPLGPNLCRLLEAYA; from the coding sequence ATGATGGACTTGGTGCTCGAGGCGTGGGTCAGCGGCGCCATCGAACTCACCAAGCTGAAGTGGATGCTGGGCGAGGGGGATTCCTGGCGGCCTGGCGAAAAGCTGAAGCTGCTTTTTGCCGGCTACAATGGCACGCGCAACACTGGTTCCGATGTTCGCGTGGAAGAGATGCTGCGCCAGGTGCGCCGAATCCTCGGCGCCGAGAACGTCAGCCTGAGCGTGATGAGCCAGAATTTCGAGCGGTCTCGCGGGTATTTCGGTGACGCCCGCCAGGTCCACCTGCCGGATATTTTTCCGCCCTTTCTCTACAACGAAGTACCGAAACATCATGGTGTGATGGCGTGCGAAGGTTCGATGTTCAAGAGCAAGTTCGCCAATGCATTGACCACGATGATGATCGGCTCGCTGGCGATTGCATCGGCGCAGAACAAATTGTCAGTTGGTTACGGCGCCGAAGCTGGCGAAATGGATCCGCTACTGGCCCGCATGTGCGCGCGCTATTGCCGCGAGTCGCTGATTATTACGCGCAACGAGGAATCGCGAACCGTGCTGCGTGAGCTTGGCGTTTCCACCGAACTCGGCACCGACACGGCGTGGACATTCGAGCCCCACGGTCCCGACTACGGACGAAAGGCCCTTCACGAAAAGGGCTGGGACAGCAACACAACGGTGCTCGTGATTTGTCCTATAAATCCGTTCTTCTGGCCGGTGAAAGCATCCGTTGGAAAATACATTGCTCATGCTGCCACCGGAGCCTACAGGAAGAGCCATTATCGCTCGGTTTATTTTCACAATTCCGGGCCGCAGGTGGACGCGGCTTACCAGCGCTACCTCGCGGCCATCGCCAATGCAGTGAATTCGTTTCGCAAGCAGCACAGCGTTTTCCCCGTGCTGGCGGCAACGGAGCGCCTCGATACGGATGCCTGCCGCTGGCTTGCCGATTGTCTGGGTGGCGCGCCGGTCTTCAGTTCTGACGAGTACGACATGTACCAACTGGTCAGCATTCTGCGGGCGTGTCACATGATGGTGTCTTCGCGATACCACGGGATTGTGACCTCCATGCCCGGGCTGGTGCCATCGGCGGGAATTACAATGGACGAGCGCATCCGCAACCTGATGCGCGAGCGTGGACATAATGATCTTCTGCTTGAAGTGGAAGACCCCGAGCTCGAGCCCAAGTTGGTGAGCATTCTGGAAAAGCTGTGCAAGCAGCGCGAGGCTATCGCGCAAGCCATTGGTCATACGGTAGTAAGAAACCTCAAGCTCATGGCGAAAATGGGAAGCTATTTTGAGGCACACGTGCAGCAACGCTATCCCGAATTCCCGGTGCGCACGGGCGCGCTGAGCTGGGAGGATTACCTGCCTCCGCTCGGTCCCAACCTCTGCCGCTTGCTCGAGGCATACGCCTGA
- a CDS encoding SDR family oxidoreductase, with the protein MAIFLTGSTGYIGAHVVVGLLEGHRDNLNLLVRAKDAHEAEVRLWRALQLHMEFPRFHAHLRSRIKIFRGDLVDSGFGLDTDAYRQLMESTDSVIHCAASLNRKSEKACLNVNLRGTLEVIKLAQAARDHHGLRRFSDVSTVAVAGKRSNEVVKEDDAIDWNRSDYDPYARGKKFCEHMVRELLPDVPHTIFRPSIVLGDSRYAQTTQFDMVKAFVFLAGLPVLPFRPTDQIDIVNVDFVADSIVTLHQKAKPEHDIYHLSSGTSSQTFRELTDALSRARHKRGPVYLPSLERPFAWAVEQLSRSRRNVGHGASLLKVFLPYLVWNTVFDNTRVVRETGRRPAPFSQYSYPLLKFSCENRFTYKYQEWPSAAGGSAA; encoded by the coding sequence GTGGCAATATTCCTGACCGGCTCAACCGGCTACATTGGCGCCCACGTTGTCGTCGGTTTGCTGGAAGGCCACCGCGACAATCTAAACCTGCTGGTTCGGGCGAAGGATGCGCATGAGGCCGAAGTGCGGTTGTGGCGGGCATTGCAGTTGCACATGGAGTTCCCGCGTTTTCACGCGCACTTGCGATCACGCATCAAGATTTTTCGCGGCGACCTTGTCGATTCAGGCTTTGGGTTGGACACCGACGCTTACCGCCAGCTCATGGAATCCACGGATTCTGTTATTCATTGCGCTGCGTCTCTGAACCGAAAGTCGGAAAAAGCCTGCTTGAACGTGAACCTGCGCGGGACACTTGAGGTGATTAAGCTGGCGCAGGCGGCGCGTGATCACCACGGTCTGCGGCGCTTTAGCGATGTCAGTACAGTTGCTGTTGCGGGGAAGCGCAGCAATGAGGTGGTCAAAGAGGACGATGCCATCGATTGGAATCGTTCTGATTACGATCCATATGCCCGCGGCAAGAAATTCTGCGAGCACATGGTACGCGAGCTGCTGCCCGATGTTCCGCATACCATCTTTCGGCCAAGTATTGTGCTGGGCGATAGCCGCTACGCCCAGACCACGCAGTTCGATATGGTGAAGGCGTTCGTATTTCTCGCAGGATTGCCGGTGCTCCCCTTCCGGCCAACCGACCAGATTGACATCGTGAACGTCGATTTTGTTGCCGATTCGATCGTTACGCTGCACCAGAAGGCGAAGCCCGAGCACGATATCTATCATCTTTCGTCGGGCACCTCGTCGCAGACATTTCGCGAACTCACCGATGCGCTCTCACGAGCACGCCACAAACGCGGTCCGGTCTATCTGCCTAGCTTGGAGCGGCCATTTGCTTGGGCCGTCGAACAGCTCTCGCGAAGCCGGCGCAATGTAGGTCACGGGGCATCGCTGCTGAAAGTGTTCTTACCGTATCTGGTGTGGAACACGGTTTTCGACAATACTCGCGTAGTTCGAGAGACGGGACGCCGTCCGGCGCCCTTTTCACAGTACAGTTATCCGCTGCTCAAGTTCAGTTGCGAGAATCGCTTCACCTACAAATACCAGGAGTGGCCGAGCGCGGCCGGAGGCTCAGCCGCATGA